A region from the Aegilops tauschii subsp. strangulata cultivar AL8/78 chromosome 5, Aet v6.0, whole genome shotgun sequence genome encodes:
- the LOC109766199 gene encoding uncharacterized protein: MAMGLGRFTHWLWPGNAARVGNHELPGIALTGASFPEFPSGFREADAIAFSSAAAGRRTRPRRVKNQRRSRGEPRIDREYDMVIVPSDGGGCLSGSESDDSDWSIGWLEPQAPEMQTDGDQETSFAVLVPCYRHGRAEQPAMPQGRFLGAGPLADGGLSDGKNFVEQWLSSLQN; this comes from the exons ATGGCCATGGGGCTCGGCCGATTCACACACTGGCTCTGGCCCGGTAACGCCGCGCGAGTTGGCAACCACGAGCTCCCCGGCATCGCCTTGACGGGCGCCTCCTTCCCGGAGTTCCCCTCCGGGTTCCGTGAGGCGGACGCTATCGCCTTCTCCAgtgccgccgccggccgccgcacGCGGCCGAGGAGGGTCAAGAACCAGCGGCGCAGTCGCGGGGAGCCCAGAATCGACAGGGAGTACGACATGGTCATCGTGCCGTCCGACGGCGGCGGGTGCCTTTCCGGGTCCGAGTCCGACGACTCCGACTGGTCCATCGGCTGGCTGGAGCCGCAGGCGCCGGAGATGCAGACGGACGGTGACCAGGAGACCTCCTTCGCCGTCCTCGTGCCCTGCTACCGCCACGGCCGCGCCGAGCAGCCCGCGATGCCCCAGGGACGCTTCCTTGGCGCTGGCCCTCTCGCCGATGGCGGCCTCTCTG ATGGAAAGAATTTTGTAGAGCAGTGGCTTTCTTCCCTCCAGAACTGA